A window of the Coturnix japonica isolate 7356 chromosome 12, Coturnix japonica 2.1, whole genome shotgun sequence genome harbors these coding sequences:
- the CHST13 gene encoding carbohydrate sulfotransferase 13 isoform X1 encodes MRRSRAPRLVLAACFGSFLLGVFYFQSSLNPAAEDGAMRTAWQGKAGRSPLQALYESDQFEQSSLQAVHQQRRELLSNVCNRYTRKRRLLRPDDLRHLVVDDTHGLLYCYVPKVACTNWKRVMMVLTGQGKYRDPLDIPANEAHVSSNLHTLSEYSIPEINHRLRSYLKFIFVREPFERLVSAYRNKFTRSYNTAFHKRYGTKIIRRHRQEPSDKALERGDDVRFEEFVYYLLDPRTQREEPFNEHWERVHSLCHPCIVHYDVVGKYETLAEDANYILQLVGADTSVKFPSSSKTTRTTDDMTAQFFQDISPFYQRRLFNLYKMDYLLFNYSIPSYLRIR; translated from the exons ATGCGGAGGAGCCGGGCCCCGCGGCTGGTGCTGGCCGCCTGCTTCGGCTCGTTCCTGCTGGGCGTCTTCTACTTCCAGAGCAGCCTCAACCCAG ctgcagaagacGGGGCTATGAGGACAGCCTGGCAGGGGAAAGCCGGTCGCAGCCCACTCCAGGCCCTGTATGAGAGTGATCAG TTTGAACAGTCATCACTGCAGGCAGTTCACCAGCAGCGACGGGAGCTGTTGAGCAACGTCTGCAACCGTTATACCCGCAAGCGGCGGCTGCTGCGGCCGGATGACTTGCGGCACTTGGTCGTGGATGACACACATGGGCTGCTCTACTGCTACGTGCCCAAAGTGGCCTGTACGAACTGGAAGCGGGTGATGATGGTCCTGACGGGGCAGGGCAAGTACCGGGATCCTCTGGATATCCCTGCCAACGAGGCCCACGTGTCATCCAACCTGCACACTCTCTCTGAATACAGCATCCCTGAGATCAACCACCGCCTGCGCAGCTACCTCAAGTTCATCTTTGTGCGGGAGCCCTTTGAACGCCTGGTCTCAGCCTACCGCAACAAGTTCACCCGCAGCTACAACACGGCCTTCCATAAGCGCTACGGGACCAAAATCATCCGGCGGCACCGGCAGGAACCCAGCGACAAGGCACTGGAGCGTGGGGATGATGTGCGCTTTGAGGAGTTCGTTTACTACCTGCTGGATCCGCGGACTCAGCGGGAGGAGCCTTTCAATGAGCACTGGGAGCGCGTGCACTCACTCTGCCACCCCTGTATCGTCCACTACGACGTGGTGGGCAAGTACGAGACCTTGGCTGAAGATGCCAACTACATCCTCCAGCTGGTGGGTGCTGACACGAGTGTCAAGTTCCCGTCCTCGTCTAAGACCACCAGAACCACGGATGACATGACGGCCCAGTTCTTCCAGGACATTAGCCCCTTCTACCAAAGGAGACTCTTTAATTTATACAAAATGGACTACTTGCTCTTCAACTACTCCATCCCCTCCTACCTCCGCATCCGGTGA
- the CHST13 gene encoding carbohydrate sulfotransferase 13 isoform X2: MSKEKRATQPSAIYASSSPWVQLVMVQAAEDGAMRTAWQGKAGRSPLQALYESDQFEQSSLQAVHQQRRELLSNVCNRYTRKRRLLRPDDLRHLVVDDTHGLLYCYVPKVACTNWKRVMMVLTGQGKYRDPLDIPANEAHVSSNLHTLSEYSIPEINHRLRSYLKFIFVREPFERLVSAYRNKFTRSYNTAFHKRYGTKIIRRHRQEPSDKALERGDDVRFEEFVYYLLDPRTQREEPFNEHWERVHSLCHPCIVHYDVVGKYETLAEDANYILQLVGADTSVKFPSSSKTTRTTDDMTAQFFQDISPFYQRRLFNLYKMDYLLFNYSIPSYLRIR, from the exons ATGTCCAAAGAGAAGAGAGCCACGCAGCCAAGTGCCATCTATGCCAGCTCCAGTCCCTGGGTACAGCTGGTGATGGTCCAAG ctgcagaagacGGGGCTATGAGGACAGCCTGGCAGGGGAAAGCCGGTCGCAGCCCACTCCAGGCCCTGTATGAGAGTGATCAG TTTGAACAGTCATCACTGCAGGCAGTTCACCAGCAGCGACGGGAGCTGTTGAGCAACGTCTGCAACCGTTATACCCGCAAGCGGCGGCTGCTGCGGCCGGATGACTTGCGGCACTTGGTCGTGGATGACACACATGGGCTGCTCTACTGCTACGTGCCCAAAGTGGCCTGTACGAACTGGAAGCGGGTGATGATGGTCCTGACGGGGCAGGGCAAGTACCGGGATCCTCTGGATATCCCTGCCAACGAGGCCCACGTGTCATCCAACCTGCACACTCTCTCTGAATACAGCATCCCTGAGATCAACCACCGCCTGCGCAGCTACCTCAAGTTCATCTTTGTGCGGGAGCCCTTTGAACGCCTGGTCTCAGCCTACCGCAACAAGTTCACCCGCAGCTACAACACGGCCTTCCATAAGCGCTACGGGACCAAAATCATCCGGCGGCACCGGCAGGAACCCAGCGACAAGGCACTGGAGCGTGGGGATGATGTGCGCTTTGAGGAGTTCGTTTACTACCTGCTGGATCCGCGGACTCAGCGGGAGGAGCCTTTCAATGAGCACTGGGAGCGCGTGCACTCACTCTGCCACCCCTGTATCGTCCACTACGACGTGGTGGGCAAGTACGAGACCTTGGCTGAAGATGCCAACTACATCCTCCAGCTGGTGGGTGCTGACACGAGTGTCAAGTTCCCGTCCTCGTCTAAGACCACCAGAACCACGGATGACATGACGGCCCAGTTCTTCCAGGACATTAGCCCCTTCTACCAAAGGAGACTCTTTAATTTATACAAAATGGACTACTTGCTCTTCAACTACTCCATCCCCTCCTACCTCCGCATCCGGTGA
- the CHST13 gene encoding carbohydrate sulfotransferase 13 isoform X3 has product MEETGTDEDEPFPCMFGFLSICAAAEDGAMRTAWQGKAGRSPLQALYESDQFEQSSLQAVHQQRRELLSNVCNRYTRKRRLLRPDDLRHLVVDDTHGLLYCYVPKVACTNWKRVMMVLTGQGKYRDPLDIPANEAHVSSNLHTLSEYSIPEINHRLRSYLKFIFVREPFERLVSAYRNKFTRSYNTAFHKRYGTKIIRRHRQEPSDKALERGDDVRFEEFVYYLLDPRTQREEPFNEHWERVHSLCHPCIVHYDVVGKYETLAEDANYILQLVGADTSVKFPSSSKTTRTTDDMTAQFFQDISPFYQRRLFNLYKMDYLLFNYSIPSYLRIR; this is encoded by the exons ATGGAAGAGACAGGCACAGATGAAGATGAGCCTTTCCCCTGCATGTTTGGTTTCCTCTCCATCTGTGCAG ctgcagaagacGGGGCTATGAGGACAGCCTGGCAGGGGAAAGCCGGTCGCAGCCCACTCCAGGCCCTGTATGAGAGTGATCAG TTTGAACAGTCATCACTGCAGGCAGTTCACCAGCAGCGACGGGAGCTGTTGAGCAACGTCTGCAACCGTTATACCCGCAAGCGGCGGCTGCTGCGGCCGGATGACTTGCGGCACTTGGTCGTGGATGACACACATGGGCTGCTCTACTGCTACGTGCCCAAAGTGGCCTGTACGAACTGGAAGCGGGTGATGATGGTCCTGACGGGGCAGGGCAAGTACCGGGATCCTCTGGATATCCCTGCCAACGAGGCCCACGTGTCATCCAACCTGCACACTCTCTCTGAATACAGCATCCCTGAGATCAACCACCGCCTGCGCAGCTACCTCAAGTTCATCTTTGTGCGGGAGCCCTTTGAACGCCTGGTCTCAGCCTACCGCAACAAGTTCACCCGCAGCTACAACACGGCCTTCCATAAGCGCTACGGGACCAAAATCATCCGGCGGCACCGGCAGGAACCCAGCGACAAGGCACTGGAGCGTGGGGATGATGTGCGCTTTGAGGAGTTCGTTTACTACCTGCTGGATCCGCGGACTCAGCGGGAGGAGCCTTTCAATGAGCACTGGGAGCGCGTGCACTCACTCTGCCACCCCTGTATCGTCCACTACGACGTGGTGGGCAAGTACGAGACCTTGGCTGAAGATGCCAACTACATCCTCCAGCTGGTGGGTGCTGACACGAGTGTCAAGTTCCCGTCCTCGTCTAAGACCACCAGAACCACGGATGACATGACGGCCCAGTTCTTCCAGGACATTAGCCCCTTCTACCAAAGGAGACTCTTTAATTTATACAAAATGGACTACTTGCTCTTCAACTACTCCATCCCCTCCTACCTCCGCATCCGGTGA
- the CHST13 gene encoding carbohydrate sulfotransferase 13 isoform X4, giving the protein MRTAWQGKAGRSPLQALYESDQFEQSSLQAVHQQRRELLSNVCNRYTRKRRLLRPDDLRHLVVDDTHGLLYCYVPKVACTNWKRVMMVLTGQGKYRDPLDIPANEAHVSSNLHTLSEYSIPEINHRLRSYLKFIFVREPFERLVSAYRNKFTRSYNTAFHKRYGTKIIRRHRQEPSDKALERGDDVRFEEFVYYLLDPRTQREEPFNEHWERVHSLCHPCIVHYDVVGKYETLAEDANYILQLVGADTSVKFPSSSKTTRTTDDMTAQFFQDISPFYQRRLFNLYKMDYLLFNYSIPSYLRIR; this is encoded by the exons ATGAGGACAGCCTGGCAGGGGAAAGCCGGTCGCAGCCCACTCCAGGCCCTGTATGAGAGTGATCAG TTTGAACAGTCATCACTGCAGGCAGTTCACCAGCAGCGACGGGAGCTGTTGAGCAACGTCTGCAACCGTTATACCCGCAAGCGGCGGCTGCTGCGGCCGGATGACTTGCGGCACTTGGTCGTGGATGACACACATGGGCTGCTCTACTGCTACGTGCCCAAAGTGGCCTGTACGAACTGGAAGCGGGTGATGATGGTCCTGACGGGGCAGGGCAAGTACCGGGATCCTCTGGATATCCCTGCCAACGAGGCCCACGTGTCATCCAACCTGCACACTCTCTCTGAATACAGCATCCCTGAGATCAACCACCGCCTGCGCAGCTACCTCAAGTTCATCTTTGTGCGGGAGCCCTTTGAACGCCTGGTCTCAGCCTACCGCAACAAGTTCACCCGCAGCTACAACACGGCCTTCCATAAGCGCTACGGGACCAAAATCATCCGGCGGCACCGGCAGGAACCCAGCGACAAGGCACTGGAGCGTGGGGATGATGTGCGCTTTGAGGAGTTCGTTTACTACCTGCTGGATCCGCGGACTCAGCGGGAGGAGCCTTTCAATGAGCACTGGGAGCGCGTGCACTCACTCTGCCACCCCTGTATCGTCCACTACGACGTGGTGGGCAAGTACGAGACCTTGGCTGAAGATGCCAACTACATCCTCCAGCTGGTGGGTGCTGACACGAGTGTCAAGTTCCCGTCCTCGTCTAAGACCACCAGAACCACGGATGACATGACGGCCCAGTTCTTCCAGGACATTAGCCCCTTCTACCAAAGGAGACTCTTTAATTTATACAAAATGGACTACTTGCTCTTCAACTACTCCATCCCCTCCTACCTCCGCATCCGGTGA